A stretch of the Streptomyces sp. WMMB303 genome encodes the following:
- a CDS encoding globin, giving the protein MEIPRGSLETQTFYEQVGGEETFRRLVHRFYQGVAEDPLLRPMYPEEDLGPAEERLALFLMQYWGGPRTYSDARGHPRLRMRHAPFTVNRAAHDAWLRHMRDAVDSLELPAPLATKLWDYLVYAAGSLINTAD; this is encoded by the coding sequence ATGGAGATTCCGCGCGGCAGTCTGGAAACGCAGACCTTCTACGAACAGGTCGGCGGCGAGGAGACGTTTCGACGGCTGGTGCACCGCTTCTACCAGGGGGTCGCCGAGGACCCCCTGCTGCGGCCCATGTATCCGGAGGAGGACCTGGGGCCGGCCGAGGAGCGGCTGGCGCTCTTCCTGATGCAGTACTGGGGCGGCCCCCGCACCTACAGCGACGCGCGGGGCCACCCGCGGCTGCGGATGCGGCACGCGCCCTTCACGGTGAACCGGGCCGCGCACGACGCCTGGCTACGGCACATGCGGGACGCGGTCGACAGCCTGGAGCTGCCCGCCCCGCTGGCGACCAAGCTCTGGGACTACCTGGTCTACGCCGCCGGCTCGCTGATCAACACCGCCGACTGA
- a CDS encoding thioesterase family protein, with protein sequence MRHSYRCPLRWSDMDAFGHVNNVVYLRYLEEARIDFLTRAARETDPEAFTGGTVVARHEIDYLRQLVHQADPVTVETWVVKLTAASVTFGYEITDPVSAGGPFVRARTVVVPYNLKEGYPRRLSAAERSFLEGYIDDSHSG encoded by the coding sequence GTGCGGCACAGCTACCGGTGTCCGCTGCGCTGGTCGGACATGGACGCCTTCGGGCACGTCAACAACGTCGTCTACCTCCGCTATCTGGAGGAGGCCCGGATCGATTTCCTGACCCGGGCGGCGCGGGAGACGGACCCGGAGGCGTTCACGGGCGGCACCGTCGTGGCGCGGCACGAGATCGACTATCTGCGGCAGCTGGTCCACCAGGCGGATCCGGTCACGGTGGAGACGTGGGTGGTGAAGCTGACCGCGGCGTCGGTGACGTTCGGCTACGAGATCACGGACCCCGTGTCCGCGGGCGGCCCGTTCGTCCGGGCGCGGACGGTCGTGGTGCCGTACAACCTGAAGGAGGGCTATCCGCGGCGGCTGTCGGCCGCCGAGCGCTCCTTCCTGGAGGGGTACATCGATGACAGTCACAGCGGCTGA
- the ettA gene encoding energy-dependent translational throttle protein EttA yields the protein MAEYIYTMRKARKAHGDKVILDDVTLSFLPGAKIGVVGPNGAGKSTVLKIMAGLEQPSNGDAMLSPGYTVGILLQEPPLDESKTVLENVQDGVAETKQQLDRFNQIAEQMATEYTDELMEEMGKLQEKLDHANAWDLDAQLEQAMDALGCPPGDWPVTNLSGGEKRRVALCKLLLEQPDLLLLDEPTNHLDAESVQWLEQHLAKYPGTVVAITHDRYFLDNVAGWIMELDRGRAIGYEGNYSTYLEKKQSRLKVEGQKDAKRQKRLKEELEWVRSNAKGRQAKSRARLTRYEEMAAEAEKTRKLDFEEIQIPPGPRLGNVVVEVENLSKAFGDKVLIDDLSFTLPRNGIVGVIGPNGAGKTTLFKMIQGLEGADSGSIKVGDTVKISYVDQSRANIDAKKTLWAVVSDELDYINVGQVEMPSRAYVSAFGFKGPDQQKPAGVLSGGERNRLNLALTLKQGGNLLLLDEPTNDLDVETLSSLENALLDFPGCAVVVSHDRWFLDRVATHILAYEGESKWFWFEGNFESYEKNKIERLGPDAARPHRATYKKLTRS from the coding sequence TTGGCTGAGTACATCTACACCATGCGCAAGGCGCGCAAGGCGCACGGCGACAAGGTGATCCTCGACGACGTCACCTTGAGCTTCCTGCCCGGCGCGAAGATCGGTGTCGTGGGCCCCAACGGCGCGGGCAAGTCCACCGTGCTCAAGATCATGGCGGGTCTGGAGCAGCCCTCCAACGGTGACGCGATGCTGTCGCCGGGCTACACCGTGGGCATCCTGCTGCAGGAGCCGCCGCTGGACGAGTCCAAGACGGTGCTGGAGAACGTCCAGGACGGTGTCGCGGAGACCAAGCAGCAGCTCGACCGGTTCAACCAGATCGCCGAGCAGATGGCGACCGAGTACACCGACGAGCTGATGGAGGAGATGGGCAAGCTCCAGGAGAAGCTCGACCACGCGAACGCCTGGGATCTGGACGCGCAGCTCGAGCAGGCCATGGACGCGCTGGGCTGCCCGCCCGGCGACTGGCCGGTCACCAACCTCTCCGGTGGTGAGAAGCGCCGCGTCGCGCTCTGCAAGCTGCTGCTGGAGCAGCCCGACCTGCTGCTGCTGGACGAGCCGACCAACCACCTGGACGCCGAGTCGGTGCAGTGGCTGGAGCAGCACCTGGCCAAGTACCCGGGCACCGTCGTGGCCATCACCCACGACCGCTACTTCCTGGACAACGTGGCCGGCTGGATCATGGAGCTGGACCGCGGCCGTGCCATCGGCTACGAGGGCAACTACTCCACGTACCTGGAGAAGAAGCAGTCCCGCCTCAAGGTGGAGGGCCAGAAGGACGCCAAGCGGCAGAAGCGCCTCAAGGAGGAGCTGGAGTGGGTCCGCTCCAACGCCAAGGGGCGGCAGGCCAAGTCGCGGGCGCGGCTGACCCGGTACGAGGAGATGGCCGCCGAGGCGGAGAAGACCCGGAAGCTGGACTTCGAGGAGATCCAGATCCCGCCGGGGCCGCGGCTGGGCAACGTGGTCGTCGAGGTGGAGAACCTCAGCAAGGCGTTCGGTGACAAGGTGCTCATCGACGACCTGTCCTTCACGCTGCCGCGGAACGGGATCGTGGGCGTGATCGGCCCGAACGGTGCGGGCAAGACCACGCTGTTCAAGATGATCCAGGGGCTGGAGGGGGCCGACTCCGGGTCGATCAAGGTCGGGGACACGGTCAAGATCTCCTACGTCGACCAGAGCCGCGCGAACATCGACGCGAAGAAGACGCTGTGGGCGGTCGTCTCCGACGAGTTGGACTACATCAACGTCGGCCAGGTCGAGATGCCGTCGCGCGCCTATGTGAGCGCGTTCGGGTTCAAGGGCCCGGACCAGCAGAAGCCCGCGGGTGTGCTCTCCGGCGGTGAGCGTAACCGGCTGAACCTGGCGCTCACCCTCAAGCAGGGCGGCAACCTGCTGCTGCTGGACGAGCCGACCAACGACCTGGATGTGGAGACGCTCTCCTCGTTGGAGAACGCGCTGCTGGACTTCCCGGGCTGTGCCGTGGTCGTCTCCCACGACCGCTGGTTCCTGGACCGGGTGGCCACCCACATCCTCGCCTACGAGGGCGAGAGCAAGTGGTTCTGGTTCGAGGGCAACTTCGAGTCCTACGAGAAGAACAAGATCGAGCGGCTGGGGCCGGACGCGGCGCGTCCGCACCGCGCGACCTACAAGAAGCTCACCCGGAGCTGA
- a CDS encoding thioester domain-containing protein yields MTSVRARAARRLTVVAAATALCATGTAGAVGPAAAAPARATTGNDAGGAFADGGPEQHSGAVATLDGLRTHGRAVVAAEGERQTVGAGLFEMSVDGGGTLQTYGLDVLNPAQEQSRYAEGEWQTSSLSGNRNSGKIRWTVEHSYPRRNDLQALAKSAGAERLTPQTAAAGTQVAIWRLAESGASGTSRGGGRGEGPPEPPHITATDPAAQQLADHLVDKARSMSEPGASLTFDRAEVSGRADERPGPVTVRTNAAAVSVAPGPHAASQGMRIVDREGKRVRTARNGTKLYFELPEGVEAGKGSLTAQVATKVPLGRVFTGSGERGRGQAQILAGSSQSTVSATATVNWAERGPAPAATARENCADSGVDITVSNGGDSSFPLRVGKQREDIAGGEHGTVTVPVAEDQPYRIPVRGPHGYRKTFSGVLDCTTAAAGGGVTRQNAPATVERPATVGGGSVPASDGDLAETGGGGGTRLFAAVAIALLAVGVTTLRIVRRRG; encoded by the coding sequence ATGACTTCTGTACGGGCGCGTGCGGCCCGTCGGCTCACCGTCGTCGCGGCGGCCACCGCGCTGTGCGCGACAGGCACGGCGGGTGCCGTCGGCCCGGCGGCCGCGGCTCCGGCCAGGGCCACCACCGGAAACGACGCGGGTGGGGCGTTCGCCGACGGAGGGCCCGAGCAGCACAGCGGAGCGGTGGCCACGCTCGACGGCCTCCGCACGCACGGCCGGGCGGTCGTCGCCGCCGAGGGAGAGAGGCAGACGGTCGGTGCCGGGCTCTTCGAGATGTCCGTCGACGGGGGCGGCACGCTGCAGACATACGGACTCGACGTGCTCAACCCGGCACAGGAGCAGTCGCGTTACGCGGAGGGGGAGTGGCAGACCTCGTCGCTGTCCGGCAATCGCAACTCCGGGAAGATCCGCTGGACAGTCGAGCACTCCTATCCGCGACGCAACGATCTCCAGGCGCTGGCGAAGTCGGCGGGGGCCGAGCGGCTCACCCCGCAGACCGCGGCGGCGGGCACCCAGGTCGCGATCTGGCGGCTGGCCGAAAGCGGCGCGAGCGGGACTTCGAGGGGCGGGGGGAGGGGGGAGGGGCCCCCGGAGCCGCCCCACATCACCGCCACCGACCCCGCCGCCCAGCAGCTCGCCGACCATCTCGTGGACAAGGCCCGGTCGATGTCCGAGCCGGGCGCGTCCCTCACGTTCGACAGGGCGGAGGTCTCCGGCCGCGCCGACGAGCGTCCCGGCCCGGTGACCGTGCGCACGAACGCCGCCGCGGTGAGCGTGGCGCCCGGACCGCATGCCGCCTCCCAGGGGATGCGGATCGTCGACCGGGAAGGGAAGCGGGTCCGTACGGCGCGCAACGGGACGAAGCTCTACTTCGAGCTGCCCGAGGGGGTGGAGGCCGGTAAGGGGTCGCTGACCGCGCAGGTCGCCACGAAGGTGCCGCTGGGCCGGGTGTTCACCGGCTCCGGTGAGCGGGGCCGGGGGCAGGCGCAGATCCTGGCCGGGTCGAGCCAGTCCACCGTCTCCGCCACCGCCACGGTCAACTGGGCCGAGCGCGGGCCTGCTCCCGCCGCCACGGCGAGGGAGAACTGTGCCGACTCCGGGGTGGACATCACCGTCTCCAACGGTGGCGACTCCTCCTTCCCGCTGCGGGTCGGCAAGCAGCGTGAGGACATCGCGGGCGGCGAGCACGGCACCGTCACGGTCCCGGTGGCGGAGGACCAGCCGTACCGGATCCCGGTGCGCGGACCGCACGGGTACCGGAAGACGTTCAGCGGGGTTCTCGACTGCACGACCGCCGCCGCCGGTGGCGGGGTGACCCGGCAGAACGCGCCCGCCACGGTCGAGCGGCCCGCGACGGTGGGGGGTGGCAGTGTCCCGGCGTCGGACGGTGACCTGGCGGAGACCGGTGGTGGCGGGGGCACCCGCTTGTTCGCCGCCGTGGCCATCGCGCTGCTGGCCGTGGGAGTGACCACGCTCCGGATCGTGCGTCGCCGCGGCTGA
- a CDS encoding single-stranded DNA-binding protein yields MNETYVTVTGNVATKVDHWTSPSGLPVARFRLASTVRRFDKQHQRWADASTSFYTVWAWRGLAGHLASSVARGEPVIVRGQLRVVEGERDGRRYLSAELLAATVGHDLTRGTSAFVRASRANPELTRGPAPAWPPVAAAGPPPFGAPGDGVGTPGSESVPEEAVPEGELLPGALAEDGVPGQRGAS; encoded by the coding sequence ATGAACGAGACCTATGTGACGGTTACCGGCAACGTGGCGACGAAGGTCGACCACTGGACCTCGCCGTCCGGGCTTCCGGTCGCCAGGTTCCGGCTGGCCAGTACGGTCCGGCGGTTCGACAAACAGCACCAGCGCTGGGCGGACGCCTCCACCAGCTTCTACACGGTCTGGGCCTGGCGGGGGCTGGCCGGCCATCTCGCCTCGTCCGTCGCCCGCGGTGAACCCGTCATCGTCCGGGGTCAGTTGCGCGTCGTGGAGGGCGAGCGGGACGGGCGCCGGTATCTGTCGGCCGAGTTGCTCGCGGCGACGGTGGGGCACGATCTGACGCGCGGCACCTCGGCGTTCGTGCGGGCGTCTCGCGCGAACCCGGAGCTCACCCGTGGCCCCGCCCCGGCCTGGCCCCCGGTGGCTGCGGCAGGACCACCGCCCTTCGGGGCGCCGGGTGACGGGGTCGGCACGCCGGGTTCCGAATCCGTGCCGGAGGAGGCCGTACCAGAGGGTGAACTCCTGCCCGGAGCGCTGGCGGAGGACGGCGTTCCAGGTCAGCGCGGCGCGTCGTGA
- a CDS encoding GTPase, translating to MTSTDATNPGAGEPPERWSGSWPDGWSSPHSEPGKGQLELSLDEQQPPQEPPARSGPDGPEGHGQVAAAELPRQQSEAPLDGAPEGGRVPGRPEGPDGPGGPAPCEPGGPAEAAEAGGSGSSGASDGVGGSVERGRQGAPDPREAVAVPAAQAQAVLAPETAAAEHPPGHDCRDLPGDSGTAHREDEPQDAHARAAAPDCGWDDGVIARRARAERAAPPAAQAEPPAPAAPAPPAPPAQQAQQGQATEPGRPVGGTDPAGAAEPTGRAAPAGAAEPSRPVARPEPSVPPGPPVRPERAVAPEAGPRAPNPRSHTSATEPPARGAEHPRPGCAATPPWRGTSWPEPPRAPDPAPAPDPGAAPEPHPADAERVPTAAVPEPAPPAVPEPAPAPAVPEPASAVRETPSSSAAQAPRAATEDVSGRTHVWPEPPVPEPEERPHRQPLRPHPEPDGGTAAAAPRGGLEDSTRRAEGSCAQDLAGSALRDVGAGGSATRRNTDTAPVRNTRNEQHDRNEQRDRHDRKDVGRDLRRDIRRDPRCDAGESVLRQRLGALRELVGLSRTRLDADVLAEAGTVLDEAATRRGLPRSYTTVALAGATGSGKSSLFNALTGGRLSEVGMRRPTTAAPVACTWEAGRYSDGSPDGLLDRLGIPQHARHRTHDGTLSGLILVDLPDHDSAAPGHREQVDRMLELVDAVVWVVDPEKYADALLHEDYLRRLAGHAEVTFVVLNQTDRLTRDSVDAVLDDLRRLLDEDGMALGEHGEPGAAVLSASALTHEGIDVLREELGEFVAQQRAAVLRLTADLDGAMDRLRPVYTEPGVGAEGGPVGLSERAREDFEDRLAVAVGAAAAGQAAERAWLRQAEHSSGIPWVRALRWYASRPTSERGEWAGAGAGEQPDGSTAGARVRRDTLQQPLAARPVVAQAVRELADAAASGLPDAWAHTVRESARRGAAGLPEALDQVMEACSAGPDAQRTAAITASLTDFPYGTETPQAAKPASATAAAVPGQQSAPGAPAPRAASDPGRPRGPQFGADGGADVPADGPDAGSGMRGATASPALDGAPRWTAAASDGPVRDLAGPSRDIAGPFPEAGGSSPDTGGPSPDADRTAGSGVRVPRPTWHTAAFAGQWLLFALQAAGAVWVAVVAIVAHGFDRTALLPCVLLAAATLAGPGLAWACRRAARGPARTYGLAEERHLRQLAACCGGTRVLEPVAAELLRYRQVREQYAIAAGAVDSVVEERPAEAWIGSQGAAVVGARSGSAAGGPAGGVDGRGAGISAGGPRDPFKHGDRSAPAGCGGSGDSAASDTGGRGAGVGAGTDTTGPSTGVTELCTTSE from the coding sequence GTGACATCCACCGATGCCACCAACCCCGGAGCGGGCGAGCCGCCCGAGCGCTGGTCCGGCAGTTGGCCCGACGGCTGGAGCAGCCCGCACAGCGAGCCCGGCAAAGGGCAACTGGAGCTGAGCCTGGACGAACAGCAGCCGCCCCAGGAGCCCCCCGCGCGGAGCGGCCCGGACGGACCCGAGGGCCACGGCCAGGTCGCGGCGGCGGAACTGCCGCGCCAGCAGTCGGAGGCCCCGCTCGACGGCGCGCCCGAAGGCGGACGCGTACCGGGCAGGCCGGAAGGCCCGGACGGACCTGGAGGACCCGCGCCATGCGAGCCGGGCGGACCCGCCGAAGCCGCCGAAGCCGGTGGATCCGGTTCATCCGGTGCGTCTGACGGGGTCGGCGGGTCGGTGGAACGGGGACGCCAGGGGGCTCCTGATCCTCGCGAAGCGGTGGCTGTCCCGGCGGCGCAGGCGCAGGCGGTCCTGGCCCCCGAGACAGCGGCCGCAGAGCACCCTCCTGGTCACGACTGCCGCGACCTGCCGGGTGACAGTGGCACCGCGCACCGCGAGGACGAGCCGCAGGACGCGCACGCCCGGGCCGCCGCACCGGATTGCGGATGGGACGACGGCGTCATCGCCCGCAGGGCACGCGCGGAGCGCGCCGCCCCGCCTGCCGCGCAGGCCGAGCCCCCCGCTCCCGCCGCGCCCGCCCCGCCTGCGCCCCCGGCCCAGCAGGCCCAGCAGGGTCAGGCGACCGAGCCGGGCCGGCCGGTCGGAGGCACCGACCCCGCCGGAGCAGCCGAGCCGACCGGGCGTGCGGCGCCGGCCGGAGCCGCCGAGCCGTCCCGACCCGTCGCACGCCCCGAGCCCTCCGTGCCGCCCGGCCCTCCCGTCCGCCCCGAGCGTGCCGTCGCACCGGAGGCCGGCCCGCGGGCTCCCAACCCCCGCAGCCACACCTCGGCGACGGAGCCCCCGGCCCGCGGAGCGGAACACCCCCGCCCGGGATGCGCCGCGACGCCGCCCTGGCGCGGCACGTCCTGGCCCGAGCCCCCGCGCGCCCCCGACCCCGCCCCCGCCCCCGACCCCGGCGCCGCCCCCGAACCACACCCGGCCGACGCCGAGCGGGTGCCCACAGCGGCTGTACCGGAGCCCGCTCCTCCTGCCGTACCGGAGCCCGCTCCCGCTCCTGCGGTGCCGGAGCCGGCTTCTGCTGTGCGAGAGACACCGTCCTCCTCGGCCGCCCAGGCGCCCCGCGCGGCCACCGAGGACGTCTCCGGCCGCACGCACGTGTGGCCGGAACCCCCCGTCCCCGAGCCCGAGGAGCGCCCGCACCGGCAGCCGCTCAGGCCGCACCCGGAACCGGACGGTGGCACGGCGGCCGCCGCGCCCCGCGGCGGCCTCGAGGACTCCACCCGGCGTGCCGAAGGGAGCTGCGCCCAGGACCTCGCGGGAAGTGCACTCCGCGACGTCGGAGCCGGAGGAAGCGCCACGCGACGGAATACGGACACTGCTCCCGTCCGGAACACCCGGAACGAGCAGCACGACCGGAACGAGCAGCGCGACCGGCACGACCGGAAGGACGTCGGCCGGGACCTCCGCCGAGACATCCGCCGGGACCCGCGGTGCGACGCGGGGGAGAGCGTCCTGCGTCAGCGGCTCGGCGCCCTGCGCGAACTCGTCGGGCTGTCGCGCACCCGGCTGGACGCCGACGTGCTCGCCGAGGCGGGCACCGTGCTGGACGAGGCGGCCACCCGCAGGGGGCTGCCCCGCTCCTACACGACCGTCGCCCTGGCGGGCGCGACAGGCAGCGGAAAGTCGTCGCTGTTCAACGCACTCACCGGCGGCCGGCTCTCCGAGGTGGGGATGCGCCGCCCCACCACTGCCGCACCGGTGGCCTGCACCTGGGAAGCGGGACGCTACAGCGACGGCAGCCCCGACGGGCTCCTCGACAGGCTCGGCATTCCGCAGCACGCCCGCCACCGCACGCACGACGGCACGCTGAGCGGCCTCATCCTCGTCGACCTGCCCGACCACGACTCCGCCGCCCCGGGCCACCGCGAGCAGGTCGACCGGATGCTGGAGCTGGTCGACGCGGTGGTGTGGGTGGTGGACCCGGAGAAGTACGCGGACGCGCTGCTGCACGAGGACTACCTGCGCCGCCTCGCCGGACACGCCGAGGTCACCTTCGTCGTCCTCAACCAGACCGACCGGCTCACCCGCGACTCCGTCGACGCCGTGCTGGACGACCTGCGGCGGCTGCTGGACGAGGACGGCATGGCGCTGGGCGAGCACGGCGAACCGGGCGCGGCCGTGCTGTCCGCCTCGGCACTGACACACGAGGGCATCGACGTGCTGCGCGAGGAGCTCGGCGAGTTCGTCGCGCAGCAGCGGGCCGCGGTCCTGCGGCTGACCGCCGATCTGGACGGCGCCATGGACCGGCTGCGTCCCGTCTACACCGAGCCGGGAGTGGGCGCCGAGGGCGGGCCCGTCGGGTTGAGCGAGCGCGCCCGCGAGGACTTCGAGGACCGGCTCGCCGTCGCCGTGGGCGCGGCGGCAGCGGGCCAGGCCGCGGAACGGGCGTGGCTGCGGCAGGCAGAGCACTCCTCCGGCATCCCCTGGGTGCGCGCGCTGCGCTGGTACGCCTCCAGGCCGACTTCGGAGCGCGGCGAGTGGGCCGGGGCGGGGGCCGGGGAACAGCCGGACGGTTCCACCGCCGGTGCCCGCGTCCGCCGCGACACCCTCCAGCAGCCGCTGGCCGCACGGCCGGTGGTCGCCCAGGCCGTGCGGGAGCTGGCGGACGCGGCTGCGAGCGGTCTGCCCGACGCCTGGGCGCACACCGTCCGCGAGTCGGCCCGCCGCGGGGCCGCCGGTCTGCCCGAGGCCCTGGACCAGGTCATGGAAGCCTGCTCCGCCGGACCGGACGCGCAGCGGACAGCCGCCATCACGGCCTCGCTGACGGACTTCCCCTACGGAACGGAGACGCCGCAGGCGGCCAAGCCCGCATCCGCCACCGCAGCGGCCGTGCCCGGTCAGCAGTCCGCCCCCGGCGCTCCGGCCCCCCGCGCCGCGAGCGACCCCGGCCGCCCGCGTGGCCCGCAGTTCGGCGCCGACGGCGGCGCCGACGTTCCTGCGGACGGTCCGGACGCCGGCTCCGGGATGCGGGGAGCGACCGCCTCCCCGGCACTCGACGGGGCACCCCGGTGGACGGCCGCGGCATCCGACGGACCCGTGCGCGACCTGGCCGGGCCGTCGCGTGACATCGCCGGTCCGTTCCCGGAGGCGGGCGGGTCGTCCCCGGATACGGGCGGGCCGTCACCGGACGCGGACCGGACCGCGGGTTCCGGGGTACGCGTACCGCGTCCTACCTGGCACACCGCCGCATTCGCGGGGCAGTGGCTGCTGTTCGCCCTCCAGGCGGCCGGAGCCGTGTGGGTGGCTGTCGTCGCCATCGTCGCCCACGGGTTCGACCGCACCGCACTGCTGCCCTGCGTTCTCCTCGCGGCCGCCACCCTCGCCGGCCCCGGGCTCGCCTGGGCGTGTCGCCGCGCCGCGCGGGGTCCGGCCCGGACCTATGGCCTGGCGGAGGAGCGGCACCTGCGCCAGTTGGCGGCCTGCTGCGGAGGGACGCGGGTGCTGGAGCCGGTGGCCGCCGAGCTGCTGCGGTACCGCCAGGTGCGGGAGCAGTACGCCATCGCCGCCGGTGCGGTCGACTCGGTCGTGGAGGAGCGGCCGGCGGAGGCCTGGATCGGTTCGCAGGGCGCTGCGGTCGTCGGAGCCCGGAGTGGTTCTGCCGCCGGAGGGCCGGCCGGCGGCGTGGACGGCCGCGGAGCGGGAATCTCCGCGGGCGGCCCGCGAGACCCGTTCAAGCACGGAGACCGGAGCGCTCCGGCCGGTTGTGGCGGTTCCGGTGATTCGGCCGCGTCGGACACCGGGGGGCGAGGGGCCGGTGTCGGCGCCGGTACCGACACCACAGGGCCATCCACCGGTGTGACCGAGTTGTGCACAACCTCCGAGTAA
- a CDS encoding dynamin family protein encodes MAILDVRLELLDALTALRERVAAARFPLPLPGAERARQSRDELLAQLDDYLVPRVRTPEAPLLAVIGGSTGAGKSTLVNSLVGRKVSEAGVLRPTTRTPVLVCHPDDRGWFVGQRVLPRLDRAWTPRQDPPGTPAAPGMGAAPGAFGGPGAPGPHDTPGSSGDPAGAAESGDRFAGRPADRATDWDSAWATDWDPRRSPGRDAAAGAEWEYEWDTDPDEPPRVLRVETDSGLPPGLALLDAPDIDSLVAHNRDLAAELVCAADIWVLVTTAARYGDAIPWHLLRTAKEYDVTLATVLDRVPHQMAAEVTTQYGLLLDRAGLGRIPCFTIPELPESAGGSGLLPVSAVSGLRDWLEEHAQDADARYAAASRTADGTLASLRPRITALAGSSAAQHAAAERLTRYIENAYGTAGQRLRTRIADGELLAGDVAEHWRSFPTDSDGEELFDAFAEGLTALLSGAVAAADERIAELRRGVPGLEGCGRLLSGGQSERDEAVGRIGVMVRRWRRCVEELAEEETRAAGRASCGEEDAEHVAGLLAASLLGGVRVAGADDALEDLLGEEAAHELREQCAELLEHCVRRVLDGERDLRLVPLAELDAGPEPQMELIAAFSVLDKLTRTHGLHEPHRLRELHRPQRPEDARGGPQEQSRTDVTAREFPPTRAPLGTENAARGLQSAHMER; translated from the coding sequence GTGGCGATCTTGGACGTACGGCTTGAACTGCTCGACGCGCTCACCGCACTCCGTGAGCGCGTCGCAGCCGCGCGCTTTCCTCTCCCGCTGCCGGGCGCCGAGCGCGCCCGGCAGTCCCGGGACGAGCTGCTGGCCCAGCTCGACGACTACCTCGTCCCGCGCGTACGCACCCCCGAGGCGCCGCTCCTCGCGGTGATCGGCGGTTCGACCGGGGCGGGCAAGTCGACGCTGGTCAACTCCCTGGTGGGGCGCAAGGTCAGCGAGGCGGGCGTACTGCGGCCCACGACCCGCACACCTGTGCTGGTCTGTCATCCGGACGACCGGGGCTGGTTCGTCGGACAGCGGGTGCTGCCCCGCCTGGACCGGGCCTGGACCCCCCGGCAGGACCCGCCCGGGACGCCCGCCGCGCCCGGCATGGGCGCCGCTCCCGGCGCCTTCGGCGGACCGGGCGCCCCGGGCCCGCACGACACGCCCGGCAGCTCCGGCGATCCGGCCGGTGCCGCGGAGAGCGGCGACCGGTTCGCCGGCCGGCCGGCCGACCGTGCCACCGACTGGGACAGCGCCTGGGCCACCGACTGGGACCCCCGCCGGAGCCCGGGCCGGGACGCCGCGGCCGGTGCGGAGTGGGAGTACGAGTGGGACACCGACCCGGACGAGCCGCCGCGCGTCCTCCGGGTCGAGACCGACAGCGGCCTGCCCCCCGGCCTCGCGCTGCTCGACGCGCCCGACATCGACTCCCTCGTCGCGCACAACCGGGACCTGGCCGCCGAACTGGTCTGCGCCGCCGACATCTGGGTGCTCGTCACCACCGCCGCGCGCTACGGCGACGCCATCCCCTGGCACCTGCTGCGCACCGCCAAGGAGTACGACGTCACCCTCGCCACCGTCCTCGACCGGGTGCCGCACCAGATGGCCGCCGAGGTCACGACGCAGTACGGGCTGCTCCTCGACCGGGCGGGGCTCGGGAGGATCCCCTGCTTCACCATCCCGGAACTGCCCGAATCGGCGGGCGGATCCGGGCTGCTGCCCGTCTCCGCCGTCAGCGGACTGCGCGACTGGCTGGAGGAGCACGCCCAGGACGCCGACGCCCGGTACGCAGCCGCCAGCCGCACCGCCGACGGGACGCTCGCCTCGCTGCGCCCGCGCATCACGGCCCTGGCCGGTTCCTCCGCGGCGCAGCACGCGGCAGCCGAGCGACTCACCCGGTACATCGAGAACGCCTACGGGACCGCCGGACAGCGGCTGCGCACCCGCATCGCCGACGGTGAACTGCTGGCGGGCGACGTCGCCGAGCACTGGCGCAGCTTCCCCACCGACAGCGACGGCGAAGAACTGTTCGACGCCTTCGCCGAGGGCCTGACCGCACTGCTGTCCGGCGCGGTCGCCGCCGCCGACGAACGGATCGCCGAACTGCGCCGAGGCGTACCGGGTCTGGAGGGCTGCGGCCGGCTCCTCTCCGGCGGCCAGAGCGAACGCGACGAGGCCGTCGGCCGGATCGGCGTGATGGTGCGCCGATGGCGCCGCTGCGTCGAGGAGCTGGCCGAGGAGGAGACCCGCGCGGCAGGCCGTGCCTCGTGCGGCGAGGAGGACGCCGAGCACGTGGCCGGACTGCTGGCCGCCTCCCTGCTCGGCGGGGTGCGGGTCGCGGGCGCCGATGACGCACTCGAGGACCTGCTCGGCGAGGAGGCTGCCCACGAGCTGCGCGAGCAGTGCGCGGAGCTGCTGGAGCACTGCGTGAGGCGCGTCCTGGACGGGGAGCGCGACCTGCGCCTGGTCCCCCTGGCGGAACTCGACGCCGGCCCCGAACCGCAGATGGAACTGATCGCCGCGTTCTCGGTGCTGGACAAGCTCACCAGAACGCACGGGCTCCACGAGCCGCACCGGTTGCGGGAACTCCACCGGCCGCAGCGGCCGGAGGACGCACGGGGCGGCCCTCAGGAGCAGAGCAGGACGGACGTGACCGCCCGCGAATTCCCGCCCACGCGCGCACCGCTCGGTACGGAGAACGCCGCGCGCGGCCTGCAGAGCGCGCACATGGAGAGGTGA